One stretch of Streptomyces hygroscopicus DNA includes these proteins:
- a CDS encoding Enoyl-CoA hydratase/isomerase, with product MTDLYNHGTGDILTERHDNGILLITINRPDRYNALTLPMFEEMNQIWADVERDEQTRVVVITGAGKAFCTGMDVAQPDPTPEEALAMLETERKRVATVLRIEKPIISAINGPAVGYGLSTALLADISIAADDAVLMEGHTKVGVTAGDHAALIWPLLVGMAKTKYYVLTSEKLTGTEAERIGLVSLSVPREQVLPRALEVASQLARGSQQALRFTKRALNAWLTNAVPQHELSAALEILDFAGADYAEARQAFREKRPVDFPSARTAGGPAN from the coding sequence CGCCACGACAACGGCATCCTCCTGATCACGATCAATCGACCCGACCGGTACAACGCGCTCACCTTGCCGATGTTCGAGGAGATGAACCAGATCTGGGCCGACGTCGAGCGCGACGAACAGACCCGGGTCGTCGTCATCACCGGGGCCGGCAAAGCCTTCTGTACCGGGATGGACGTCGCTCAGCCCGATCCCACGCCCGAGGAAGCGCTCGCCATGCTGGAGACCGAACGCAAGCGGGTTGCGACGGTGTTGCGCATCGAGAAGCCGATCATCTCTGCGATCAACGGCCCCGCGGTCGGCTACGGGCTGTCGACCGCGCTTCTCGCCGACATCAGCATCGCCGCGGACGACGCGGTGCTGATGGAAGGCCACACCAAGGTCGGCGTGACCGCCGGCGACCACGCCGCACTCATCTGGCCGTTGCTTGTCGGCATGGCCAAGACCAAGTACTACGTGCTCACCTCCGAGAAGCTGACGGGCACCGAGGCCGAGCGGATCGGGCTCGTGAGCCTGTCCGTTCCCCGCGAGCAGGTGCTGCCCCGTGCCCTCGAGGTCGCATCCCAGCTGGCCCGCGGTTCCCAGCAGGCGCTCCGTTTCACCAAGCGTGCGCTCAACGCCTGGCTCACCAACGCGGTGCCTCAGCACGAGCTGTCCGCGGCACTCGAGATTCTCGACTTCGCCGGTGCCGACTACGCCGAAGCACGCCAGGCTTTCCGGGAGAAGCGCCCCGTGGACTTCCCCTCCGCTCGCACCGCTGGCGGACCGGCGAACTAA
- a CDS encoding enoyl-CoA hydratase/isomerase: protein MSIASHNTASSAVHASDEVDGVVVLTLNHPPANALSNSLVSELTTTLETLASGPGTPAVVLTGAGERFFCAGGDIKEAIGFGADSMVERMASFHALLCALEDFARPLVCAVNGWCVGGGIEMALFADMVYASTEARFVFPEINHGMLPAVKGITRVRGVLGDRAARRLLLSGEPVDAFDAETMGIVDQVVEQDDLLAIAMADARAAAAKSPAVFAALKRALHSGTSSWPVEEQLRVTVADARTVFNDPAARAAREGYHG from the coding sequence ATGAGCATTGCCTCGCATAACACAGCGTCCAGCGCTGTGCACGCGTCCGATGAAGTGGACGGCGTGGTTGTACTCACTCTGAACCACCCGCCGGCGAACGCGCTCAGCAACTCGCTCGTCAGCGAGCTGACAACGACACTGGAAACCCTTGCCAGCGGCCCCGGCACACCCGCAGTGGTCTTGACGGGAGCTGGTGAGCGCTTCTTCTGCGCGGGTGGCGACATCAAGGAAGCCATCGGCTTCGGCGCCGATTCGATGGTCGAACGGATGGCGTCGTTTCACGCGCTGCTCTGCGCACTGGAGGACTTTGCCCGGCCGCTGGTGTGTGCGGTCAACGGCTGGTGCGTCGGTGGTGGCATCGAAATGGCACTGTTCGCTGACATGGTGTACGCGTCGACTGAGGCGCGTTTCGTCTTCCCGGAGATCAACCACGGGATGCTGCCGGCCGTGAAGGGGATCACTCGAGTGCGCGGGGTCCTGGGTGACCGCGCGGCCCGGCGCCTCCTGCTGAGCGGAGAGCCCGTCGACGCGTTCGACGCGGAGACGATGGGCATCGTCGACCAGGTGGTCGAGCAGGACGACCTGCTCGCGATCGCGATGGCGGACGCGCGGGCGGCAGCGGCGAAATCACCTGCCGTGTTCGCGGCGCTGAAACGGGCCCTTCACTCAGGGACTTCCAGTTGGCCGGTCGAAGAGCAACTCCGCGTCACGGTTGCCGACGCGCGCACGGTCTTCAACGACCCTGCCGCCCGAGCTGCCCGCGAGGGATATCATGGTTGA